The Streptomyces sp. NBC_00162 genome window below encodes:
- a CDS encoding RNA polymerase sigma factor, with product MNQRFTWPDERLIRAAQDGDVTSLTTVVMESQPHVRRFAISLCASPQDAEDAAQEALIILYRKIGTLRATGALASWMFRIVRNECLRQVRLLVSRSDEASAGPDGSAEQSAEPSAEDAVLHRLEAERIAAAVSSLPSDQRQVLILRDVQGLPGRTVAHSLGLSNAAMKSRLHRARAALRHSLAVTDQAPDQAIAQPVGGDSRP from the coding sequence ATGAACCAACGTTTCACCTGGCCGGACGAGCGGCTGATCAGGGCCGCTCAGGACGGCGACGTCACTTCACTCACCACCGTCGTCATGGAATCCCAGCCTCATGTGCGCAGGTTCGCCATATCGCTCTGCGCCTCGCCGCAGGACGCGGAGGACGCGGCGCAGGAGGCGCTGATCATCCTTTACCGGAAGATCGGCACCTTGCGGGCCACTGGCGCGCTTGCCTCATGGATGTTCCGGATCGTGCGCAACGAATGCCTCCGGCAGGTACGGCTGCTCGTCTCGCGGAGCGATGAGGCGTCGGCCGGACCGGACGGTTCCGCGGAACAGTCCGCGGAACCGTCCGCCGAGGACGCGGTGCTGCACAGGCTGGAAGCGGAGCGGATCGCGGCTGCGGTCAGTTCCCTTCCCAGTGACCAGCGGCAGGTCCTGATCCTGCGCGACGTACAGGGCCTGCCCGGCAGGACCGTCGCCCATTCGCTCGGTCTGAGCAACGCCGCGATGAAATCTCGGCTGCACAGAGCACGTGCGGCACTGCGCCACTCTCTGGCAGTGACCGACCAAGCACCCGATCAAGCCATCGCCCAACCAGTCGGAGGAGACTCACGACCGTGA
- a CDS encoding DUF2809 domain-containing protein, with protein sequence MPLIPGTRDRSAADPVRTRLAAAGAAVVIVGVGLGLRAVAAGSVAKYGGDALYTVLLLALVVLAAPRVTPLKAAGCALAVSWLVEFLQLSGVPAELSERSTVARFALGSTFNPPDLLWYAVGAAAGWLIHTVVTTRHSVGSRLVRGHR encoded by the coding sequence GTGCCCCTGATACCCGGAACCCGTGACCGTTCCGCCGCCGACCCCGTACGGACCCGTCTGGCGGCAGCGGGTGCCGCGGTGGTGATCGTCGGCGTGGGGCTGGGGCTCAGGGCCGTGGCGGCGGGGAGCGTGGCCAAGTACGGCGGAGACGCCCTGTACACCGTCCTGCTCCTCGCTCTTGTCGTCTTGGCCGCGCCCCGCGTGACACCCCTGAAAGCCGCCGGATGTGCGCTGGCCGTCAGTTGGCTGGTCGAGTTCCTACAGCTCAGTGGCGTCCCGGCGGAGCTCTCCGAGCGCAGTACCGTCGCCCGCTTCGCGCTCGGTTCCACCTTCAACCCACCCGACCTGCTCTGGTACGCAGTCGGCGCGGCGGCCGGATGGCTCATCCACACCGTGGTCACGACCAGGCACAGTGTCGGATCTCGGCTCGTCCGTGGCCACCGCTGA
- a CDS encoding nuclear transport factor 2 family protein, protein MPETLSPREVFQKLIEGIGAGRFTELAELYAEDAVVETVFEPVGPRRVEGRAALRERFAQVSASSPVELTPVNVVVRETDDAEVVVAEFDYQVHHRVTGRTFEAANIQVLRVRDGLIVSSRDYHDHLALVVAGGNLPQLVEALDGK, encoded by the coding sequence ATGCCTGAAACGCTGTCACCGCGCGAAGTCTTCCAGAAGCTGATCGAGGGCATCGGCGCGGGACGGTTCACGGAACTGGCCGAGCTCTACGCCGAGGACGCCGTGGTGGAGACCGTCTTCGAGCCGGTCGGTCCGCGCCGGGTCGAGGGGCGGGCCGCACTCAGGGAGCGGTTCGCTCAAGTCTCCGCAAGTTCGCCCGTGGAGCTGACCCCGGTGAACGTGGTCGTCCGGGAAACCGACGACGCCGAGGTGGTCGTCGCCGAGTTCGACTACCAGGTGCACCACCGGGTGACCGGGCGGACCTTCGAGGCCGCCAACATCCAGGTGCTGCGGGTCCGCGACGGCCTGATCGTCAGCAGCCGGGACTACCACGACCACCTTGCCCTCGTCGTGGCCGGCGGCAACCTGCCTCAGCTGGTGGAGGCGCTGGACGGCAAGTAG
- a CDS encoding TetR/AcrR family transcriptional regulator has translation MGGAQERPLRADAARNRARLLDVATEVFTTRGVGVPTEEIARIAGVGVGTLFRHFPTKEALLEAVMVRRLEEMAARTAQLAAESGPAEAFFACFRLVVEQSEGKNEFAQALAVAGVDVHASLQEPTMEIQARLADLLAGAQRAGAVRPELGLPEFIALLAGTGRAMEQLGVDPAPRERIFEVVFDGLRPR, from the coding sequence ATGGGTGGCGCTCAGGAGCGCCCGCTGCGGGCTGACGCGGCCCGCAACCGGGCCAGGCTGCTGGATGTCGCCACGGAGGTGTTCACCACCCGCGGCGTGGGCGTGCCGACCGAGGAGATCGCCCGGATCGCCGGGGTCGGAGTCGGCACGCTCTTCAGGCACTTCCCGACCAAGGAGGCACTGCTGGAGGCGGTGATGGTGCGCCGGCTGGAGGAAATGGCAGCCCGGACGGCTCAGTTGGCCGCCGAGTCCGGTCCCGCCGAAGCCTTCTTCGCGTGCTTCCGCCTGGTGGTGGAACAGTCCGAGGGGAAAAACGAGTTCGCCCAGGCTCTCGCTGTGGCCGGGGTGGACGTGCATGCGTCCCTGCAGGAGCCGACCATGGAGATCCAGGCCCGGCTGGCCGATCTGCTGGCCGGGGCACAGCGGGCTGGCGCGGTCCGCCCGGAGCTGGGCCTGCCGGAGTTCATCGCCCTCCTGGCCGGCACCGGCAGGGCGATGGAACAGCTCGGAGTGGATCCGGCACCCCGGGAGCGGATCTTCGAGGTGGTCTTCGACGGACTACGGCCACGCTGA
- a CDS encoding helix-turn-helix transcriptional regulator gives MEDIDAIAVLQDRVRRRLYEYVAAQGREVGRNEAAEAVGVARTLAAHHLDRLTEAGLLESGSRRLTGRSGPGAGRPAKVYTRARAEWSVSLPARDYRTAAELLAEAAEQAGLDAGLCAAARRRGEALRGSAEPCGGLEEAMEMLAARGYEPHLEGIEGAEGAAGPVVRMRNCPFHAVAERFPPLVCGMNLALLEGLLGADGPVRARMDARPGECCVVVETSKNNDD, from the coding sequence GTGGAGGATATCGATGCGATCGCGGTGTTGCAGGACCGGGTGCGGCGGCGCCTGTATGAGTACGTGGCCGCGCAGGGCCGTGAGGTCGGCCGCAACGAGGCCGCCGAGGCGGTCGGGGTGGCGCGCACGCTCGCTGCGCACCATCTGGACAGGCTGACCGAGGCGGGGCTGCTGGAAAGCGGCAGTCGTCGCCTGACGGGCCGCTCGGGGCCGGGGGCGGGACGCCCGGCCAAGGTGTACACGCGGGCGCGGGCCGAGTGGTCGGTGTCGCTGCCCGCCCGCGACTACCGCACCGCCGCTGAGCTGCTCGCCGAGGCCGCCGAGCAGGCCGGGCTGGACGCCGGGCTCTGCGCGGCCGCGCGCCGTCGGGGTGAGGCCCTTCGTGGCTCGGCGGAGCCCTGTGGCGGCCTCGAAGAGGCCATGGAGATGCTGGCCGCCCGCGGCTACGAACCGCACCTTGAAGGTATCGAGGGTGCCGAGGGGGCGGCCGGACCCGTCGTCCGTATGCGCAACTGCCCCTTTCATGCTGTCGCCGAACGCTTCCCGCCGCTCGTCTGCGGCATGAATCTCGCGCTGCTGGAGGGGCTGCTCGGCGCGGACGGCCCCGTCCGCGCCCGTATGGACGCCAGGCCGGGGGAGTGCTGCGTGGTGGTCGAGACTTCTAAAAACAATGATGATTGA
- a CDS encoding DUF3291 domain-containing protein — MTASTHAAHLAQLNVATLLYPFDDPRVAPFVEMLDPVNSAADGAPGFVWRLAEEGEADATGLRPAGEDVIVNLSVWETQEALWDFAYRSGHLEVMRRRREWFERHVEAHLVLWWVPAGHLPTADEALERLADLQAHGPSPRAFTFASSYTAAEAAQHLQTVPPAQPEQAAGARG; from the coding sequence ATGACCGCATCCACGCATGCCGCCCACCTCGCCCAACTCAACGTCGCCACACTCCTCTACCCCTTCGACGACCCGCGCGTGGCGCCCTTCGTCGAGATGCTCGATCCGGTCAACTCCGCCGCCGATGGCGCGCCCGGTTTCGTATGGCGGCTCGCGGAGGAGGGGGAGGCCGACGCCACCGGCCTGCGCCCGGCGGGCGAGGACGTCATCGTCAACCTGTCGGTGTGGGAGACCCAGGAGGCTCTGTGGGACTTCGCCTACCGCAGCGGGCACCTGGAGGTGATGCGGCGGCGCCGCGAATGGTTCGAACGGCACGTCGAGGCGCACCTGGTGCTCTGGTGGGTCCCCGCCGGTCACCTCCCGACCGCCGACGAGGCCCTGGAGCGGCTGGCGGACCTGCAGGCGCACGGGCCGTCCCCGCGCGCGTTCACCTTTGCCTCCTCCTACACCGCCGCCGAGGCCGCCCAGCACCTTCAGACAGTGCCGCCGGCGCAGCCAGAGCAGGCCGCCGGAGCGCGCGGTTGA
- a CDS encoding MerR family transcriptional regulator, which translates to MDWSIAEVARISGVTARTLRHYDEIGLLPPARIGANGHRYYEDRQLLLLQQILVLRALGVGLPEIGRILSEQVAEVDALRGHHRRLLAERDRLDALAGTVFRTIVELEQSGKDGRPMTINRPENLFEGVQPSQYEENMRDFPELAEEVGRRAATMSQADAEAGHRERTAQMIRLAELMAAGHRADAEPVQAEIGAQYGALTELRAVSAEEYRAIGRSCVDNEAWRAAYEAITPGLAAYQRDAIDAYATSRLS; encoded by the coding sequence ATGGACTGGTCCATCGCGGAGGTGGCCCGAATCTCGGGCGTGACCGCCCGGACCCTGCGCCACTACGACGAGATCGGTCTCCTCCCGCCGGCCCGGATCGGCGCCAACGGCCACCGCTACTACGAGGACCGCCAGCTTCTGCTGCTGCAGCAGATCCTCGTCCTGCGGGCGCTGGGCGTCGGGCTGCCGGAGATCGGCCGGATCCTGTCCGAGCAGGTCGCCGAGGTGGACGCGCTGCGCGGCCATCACCGGCGGCTGCTCGCGGAGCGAGACCGGCTCGACGCCCTGGCCGGCACTGTCTTCCGCACGATCGTCGAACTGGAGCAGTCCGGAAAGGACGGCCGACCCATGACCATCAACCGACCTGAGAACCTGTTCGAGGGCGTGCAGCCCTCCCAGTACGAAGAGAACATGCGCGACTTCCCCGAGCTCGCCGAGGAGGTCGGTCGGCGGGCGGCCACGATGAGCCAGGCCGATGCCGAGGCCGGACACCGCGAGCGCACAGCGCAGATGATCCGGCTGGCCGAGCTGATGGCCGCCGGCCACCGGGCCGACGCCGAGCCCGTGCAGGCCGAGATCGGCGCCCAGTACGGGGCGCTCACCGAGCTGCGCGCCGTGTCCGCCGAGGAGTACCGCGCGATCGGGCGCTCCTGTGTGGACAACGAGGCCTGGCGCGCCGCTTACGAGGCGATCACCCCGGGCCTGGCCGCGTACCAGCGGGACGCCATCGATGCCTACGCCACGTCCAGGCTGAGCTGA
- a CDS encoding alpha/beta fold hydrolase, whose protein sequence is MEIRVGQVVVHYVEYGTGRPVLVLHGAGVDHREAEACFELAFDGVAGLRRIYPDLPGMGRTVAPGTLRSADDVLDTLLDFADEVTGGSAHLLVGHSAGAYYAQAMAARRPAQVAGLALVCPLLSELRDVPEHRVVAGSGEIGDDVFRSYFVIQTPEMLERYERYVAPAAALVDHAALERIGERWTLTPDHAPAYAGPTVVVAGRLDSTVGYAAATDLVDHYPHASLAVADDAGHALPHEQPELLRALLTDWLARVERSS, encoded by the coding sequence ATGGAGATCCGAGTGGGCCAGGTGGTGGTCCACTACGTGGAGTACGGGACCGGTCGACCCGTACTGGTACTCCATGGCGCCGGCGTCGACCACCGCGAGGCCGAGGCTTGCTTCGAGCTGGCTTTCGACGGCGTTGCGGGGCTGCGGCGGATCTATCCCGACCTTCCCGGAATGGGCCGGACAGTCGCTCCCGGAACGCTGCGCAGCGCCGACGACGTGCTCGACACGCTGCTCGACTTCGCCGACGAGGTCACTGGCGGGAGCGCGCACCTCCTTGTCGGCCACTCGGCGGGCGCGTACTACGCGCAGGCGATGGCCGCGAGGCGCCCGGCGCAGGTCGCCGGTCTGGCGCTCGTCTGTCCGTTGTTGTCAGAACTGCGCGACGTGCCGGAGCACCGCGTCGTCGCCGGATCGGGTGAGATCGGCGACGACGTCTTCCGGAGCTACTTCGTGATCCAGACCCCGGAGATGCTCGAACGGTACGAACGCTACGTCGCCCCAGCCGCCGCGCTCGTCGACCATGCAGCGCTCGAGCGAATCGGCGAACGATGGACGCTGACTCCCGATCACGCGCCGGCTTACGCGGGGCCGACAGTGGTCGTGGCAGGGCGGCTGGACTCGACCGTCGGATATGCCGCCGCGACCGACCTGGTCGACCACTACCCGCACGCCTCGCTCGCCGTGGCCGACGACGCGGGACACGCCCTGCCCCACGAGCAACCGGAACTCCTGCGCGCCCTCCTCACTGACTGGCTCGCGCGCGTCGAGCGCTCGAGCTGA
- a CDS encoding amidohydrolase family protein — translation MDRALGEGPLGAVEQADVLMRDGLISAVGKRLPAPPGTQVIDAAGKLVMPGFVDVHTHLWQSSMRGGCADRDLFGWLADCNWRTFSRIAPADMYRFVRLGALDSLQSGVTTLVDWVDAIPYDTTVQYVRALADTGVRFAYAMFQAERDATLITRAKRELIDPVPLASAQVATHAARAIQGLNRVHWEIAQDLGVMLNSHVLERSEQRADDPIGTLTDIGALGPRLLMNHAIHLTDDELAAVASHDVRVSHCPLSNMRLASGIMRLPDFGRRGVKVGLGQDGGTNDTSDFFALMKTAVGLQRVRAQETSVFPQIHDVLRIATLGGAEAIGMADTVGSLTPGKSADVIVIDPAALNFAPRFDWINQIVLNGRPENVHAVFVNGRPLKLNGRLVDVDPGRVVHEAEAAAARLRAVS, via the coding sequence ATGGACCGCGCCCTCGGCGAAGGCCCGCTGGGCGCCGTGGAGCAGGCGGACGTCCTCATGCGCGACGGTCTCATCTCGGCAGTCGGCAAGCGGCTGCCGGCCCCGCCCGGCACCCAGGTGATCGATGCCGCCGGGAAGCTGGTGATGCCGGGGTTCGTGGACGTCCACACGCACCTGTGGCAGTCGTCGATGCGAGGCGGCTGCGCGGACCGTGACCTCTTCGGATGGCTGGCCGACTGCAATTGGCGGACGTTCTCCCGGATCGCACCGGCGGACATGTACCGCTTCGTCCGCCTCGGCGCCCTCGACTCCCTGCAGTCCGGTGTGACCACGCTCGTGGACTGGGTGGACGCCATCCCGTACGACACCACGGTCCAGTACGTACGGGCCCTGGCCGATACGGGGGTGCGCTTCGCCTACGCCATGTTCCAGGCCGAGCGGGATGCCACCCTGATCACCCGGGCGAAGCGGGAACTCATCGACCCGGTGCCGCTCGCCTCGGCGCAGGTCGCCACGCACGCGGCGCGGGCCATCCAGGGCCTCAACCGAGTTCACTGGGAGATCGCCCAGGATCTCGGCGTTATGCTCAACAGCCATGTCCTCGAACGCAGCGAACAGCGGGCGGACGACCCGATCGGCACCCTGACGGACATCGGCGCGCTGGGCCCCCGGCTGCTGATGAACCACGCGATCCACCTGACCGACGACGAGCTGGCCGCTGTCGCCTCGCACGACGTGAGGGTCTCGCACTGCCCGCTCAGCAACATGCGGCTCGCCTCGGGGATCATGCGGCTGCCGGACTTCGGCCGACGGGGTGTCAAGGTCGGGCTCGGCCAGGACGGCGGCACCAACGACACCTCGGACTTCTTCGCCCTCATGAAGACGGCCGTCGGCCTGCAGCGGGTTCGCGCCCAGGAGACGTCGGTGTTCCCCCAGATCCACGACGTGCTGCGGATCGCCACGCTCGGCGGAGCCGAAGCGATCGGCATGGCCGACACCGTCGGGTCGTTGACGCCCGGCAAGAGCGCCGATGTCATCGTGATCGACCCGGCCGCCCTCAACTTCGCGCCTCGGTTCGACTGGATCAACCAGATCGTGCTCAACGGCCGACCGGAGAACGTCCACGCGGTCTTCGTGAACGGCCGGCCGCTCAAACTCAACGGACGCCTCGTCGACGTGGACCCCGGTCGGGTCGTACACGAAGCGGAAGCCGCGGCCGCGCGACTTCGGGCCGTCTCCTGA
- the lanKC gene encoding class III lanthionine synthetase LanKC, which produces MNKGYAAFCDSDRWFYDAPYRRVGESYAAALAPVPPGWRSHRSGDWLALRPVGAELPAQGWKIHVSATLDNAESVLTTVYEYCTSRGIAFKFIPSRYLLHLRNAKYADRAASGKFITVYPADEQQCGRIAEDLDASLAGAAGPYILSDLRWAAGPVHLRYGSFTLRHCYDEHGALVPAIEAPDGRLVPDRRGPAFQPPEWLELPDFLKPHLAARSAVTLTGVPFTVERALHFSNGGGVYLGKDSRTGEAVVLKEARPYAGLAADGADAVTRLHREQAALERLTGLGCVPEVRGTFTVGDHHFLVLEHLAGKPLNTYFARRHPLIEADPDPAELASYTEWALTIHRRVTEAVDAVHARGVVFNDLHLFNIMVAEDETGEPSVALLDFEAAAHVDEGLRQTVANPAFVAPAERRGFSVDRYALACLRLALFLPLTSLLVLDRAKAAHLAAVAAEQFPVPRRFLDEAVEEILSGVPQGAPGDRVPAPAGPYLPVEPREWPAARTSMTAALRASATPDREDRLVPGDIAQFATAGGGIGFGYGVAGVLHALAETGAEPWPEAEEWLLDRTAEPASGTPLGFYDGLAGTAWTLHRLGHHDRALALADLLLHQPWESAGPDLHSGLAGIGLALDALGTASGESELHAAALRCAELIARPEHRPTRAGLLYGNSGPALLLVRLYERTGDKELLIQAAHALHRDLDRCVTSAYGTLQVNEGWRTMPYLGEGSVGIGMVLDDWLEHGPDERFEQARREIVRAAQATFYAQPGLLRGAAGMILHLARTTTPGPGTGPQAIARQIDALARHAVPYQGHLAFPGEQMMRLSMDLATGTAGALLALGSAAPGGRAHLPFLPPLRERGAPKPVPPGAVTHRTTREKKRNRHDAS; this is translated from the coding sequence GTGAACAAGGGGTACGCCGCCTTCTGCGACTCCGACCGCTGGTTCTACGACGCGCCGTACCGGCGGGTCGGTGAGAGCTACGCGGCCGCCCTCGCCCCCGTCCCGCCGGGGTGGCGCTCGCACCGGAGCGGCGACTGGCTCGCGCTGCGTCCCGTCGGCGCCGAACTGCCCGCGCAGGGCTGGAAGATCCACGTCTCGGCCACGCTCGACAACGCCGAGTCGGTGCTGACGACGGTGTACGAGTACTGCACCTCCCGAGGCATCGCCTTCAAGTTCATACCGAGCCGGTACCTGTTACACCTGCGCAACGCCAAGTACGCCGACCGCGCGGCGAGCGGGAAGTTCATCACCGTCTACCCGGCCGACGAGCAGCAGTGCGGCCGGATCGCGGAGGACCTCGACGCCTCGCTGGCGGGAGCGGCCGGCCCGTACATCCTCAGCGATCTGCGCTGGGCCGCCGGACCGGTCCACCTGCGCTACGGCAGTTTCACCCTGCGGCACTGCTACGACGAGCACGGCGCACTGGTCCCGGCCATAGAGGCCCCCGACGGGCGGCTCGTACCGGACCGGCGCGGACCGGCCTTCCAGCCGCCCGAGTGGCTCGAACTGCCCGACTTCCTGAAGCCGCATCTCGCAGCGCGCTCCGCGGTCACCCTGACCGGCGTCCCCTTCACGGTGGAGCGGGCGCTGCACTTCTCCAACGGCGGCGGCGTCTACCTCGGGAAGGACAGCCGCACCGGCGAGGCCGTGGTCCTCAAGGAGGCCCGGCCGTACGCCGGGCTCGCCGCCGACGGCGCCGACGCCGTGACCCGGCTGCACCGCGAACAGGCCGCACTGGAACGGCTGACGGGCCTGGGCTGCGTCCCGGAGGTCCGGGGCACGTTCACCGTCGGCGACCACCACTTCCTGGTGCTGGAACACCTCGCCGGCAAACCGCTCAACACCTACTTCGCCCGCCGCCACCCGCTGATCGAGGCAGATCCCGACCCGGCGGAGCTCGCCTCGTACACCGAGTGGGCCCTCACCATCCACCGGCGGGTCACGGAGGCCGTCGACGCCGTGCACGCCCGCGGCGTGGTCTTCAACGACCTCCACCTCTTCAACATCATGGTGGCGGAGGACGAGACGGGCGAACCCTCCGTCGCGCTGCTGGACTTCGAAGCCGCCGCGCACGTAGACGAGGGGCTGCGGCAGACCGTGGCCAACCCCGCCTTCGTCGCACCGGCCGAGCGCCGCGGGTTCTCCGTCGACCGCTACGCCCTTGCCTGCCTGCGGCTCGCCCTGTTCCTCCCGTTGACCAGCCTGCTCGTCCTGGACCGGGCCAAGGCCGCACACCTGGCGGCCGTGGCTGCCGAACAGTTCCCCGTGCCGCGGCGGTTCCTCGACGAGGCCGTCGAGGAGATCCTGTCCGGCGTCCCGCAGGGCGCACCGGGCGACCGCGTGCCCGCACCGGCCGGGCCGTACCTGCCCGTCGAGCCACGGGAATGGCCGGCCGCCCGTACGTCGATGACCGCGGCGCTGCGCGCGAGTGCCACCCCGGACCGCGAGGACCGCCTCGTCCCGGGCGACATCGCCCAGTTCGCGACCGCCGGGGGAGGGATCGGCTTCGGCTACGGGGTCGCCGGAGTGCTCCACGCCCTCGCCGAGACCGGTGCCGAACCCTGGCCCGAGGCCGAGGAATGGCTCCTCGACCGCACCGCGGAACCGGCTTCCGGCACTCCGCTCGGCTTCTACGACGGCCTGGCCGGCACGGCCTGGACGCTGCACCGGCTCGGACACCACGACCGTGCCCTCGCCCTCGCCGACCTGCTGCTGCACCAGCCGTGGGAGAGCGCGGGCCCCGACCTGCACAGCGGACTCGCCGGCATCGGCCTCGCCCTGGACGCGCTCGGCACCGCGAGCGGCGAGAGCGAGCTGCACGCTGCGGCCCTGCGCTGCGCCGAACTGATCGCCCGGCCGGAGCATCGGCCCACCCGCGCGGGACTGCTGTACGGCAACTCCGGCCCCGCCCTGCTCCTCGTGCGGCTGTACGAGCGCACCGGCGACAAGGAACTGCTGATCCAGGCCGCCCACGCGCTCCACCGCGACCTCGACCGCTGCGTCACCAGCGCGTACGGCACCCTCCAGGTGAACGAGGGCTGGCGCACCATGCCGTACCTCGGCGAGGGCAGCGTCGGCATCGGCATGGTGCTCGACGACTGGCTGGAGCACGGTCCCGACGAGCGCTTCGAACAGGCCCGGCGCGAGATCGTACGAGCGGCGCAGGCGACCTTCTACGCCCAGCCCGGGCTGCTGCGCGGCGCCGCCGGGATGATCCTCCACCTGGCCCGGACCACCACGCCGGGCCCGGGAACCGGCCCCCAAGCCATCGCCCGCCAGATCGACGCACTGGCCCGGCACGCCGTGCCGTACCAGGGGCATCTGGCCTTCCCGGGCGAGCAGATGATGCGGCTGTCCATGGACCTCGCCACGGGCACGGCCGGCGCTCTCCTCGCCCTCGGCAGCGCGGCGCCCGGCGGGCGCGCGCACCTGCCGTTCCTCCCGCCGCTGCGCGAGCGCGGCGCCCCCAAGCCGGTCCCACCCGGGGCCGTGACCCATCGCACCACTCGAGAGAAGAAGAGGAACCGACATGACGCTTCTTGA
- a CDS encoding SapB/AmfS family lanthipeptide → MTLLDLQSMETPKEESTEAAMTGGGSRASLLLCGDSSLSLTTCH, encoded by the coding sequence ATGACGCTTCTTGACCTGCAGTCGATGGAGACCCCGAAGGAAGAGTCCACCGAGGCCGCGATGACGGGCGGCGGCAGCCGGGCCAGCCTGCTGCTCTGCGGTGACAGCAGCCTGAGCCTCACGACCTGTCACTGA